From a region of the Daphnia magna isolate NIES linkage group LG1, ASM2063170v1.1, whole genome shotgun sequence genome:
- the LOC116918977 gene encoding uncharacterized protein LOC116918977 isoform X1, producing the protein MAQRFSLGNDDMPPVVPGRSRSPSYVRSVSASQVPTMSSSSSQNNNKPPPVPRNSLIRSKSAQLYQQQQQGIQVMTSLPSAPFVKVNHHDPSAGGNNHQNNNNNNNKEHRQNSVHATTPADVEPILLSKSFTFESPNGVRRKIPVTPVLSTGPKKSNQHHDTLHYRHGTLVFPSDIVVQPSAKAIDSSSLLTSVLNSPSQSPSEAVMSPAASSPPIIQFSHPAAIFNQFVVSLVDHSVLKLCQDGDAGALSRYLSLHHDKVSARNLNATDQTGKSGLLHAAMTGNVAIARLLIKLPGLEVNLADNEGNTALHLASQAGHADVVSLLTLCPNLSIDIRNNAGLTALMKAALQGRVRCTRLLLLAGASPVLRDFGRGLCSVEWARLTGRTKCAEIIDKYMDKMQLNPGLGLKTFHHGGVVASSEPSLQQFSKRSSLVLLPSGKTKDSWVKNTLKKAIRIVSGGGSDQNGNSKGSTFSIASQLTGSGVMGASVLLPGDPSRRSSMPVLPTNNSGGAAGFVAELFDRHRSQGRSQSHHPPTSFNVPRIQVSYWNNTVGGNIPPPPSSTPKIIPGEMRPQTSSRNRQCSKSSTRS; encoded by the exons ATGGCACAAAGGTTCAGTCTCGGCAACGATGACATGCCACCAGTGGTTCCCGGTCGAAGTCGTTCGCCGTCCTACGTCCGAAGTGTATCCGCTTCCCAAGTGCCGACCatgtcctcgtcgtcgtcacagaacaacaacaaaccgCCGCCCGTTCCAAGAAACTCGCTCATACGTAGTAAAAGTGCTCAACTctaccaacaacaacaacag GGTATTCAAGTAATGACGTCATTGCCGTCAGCTCCGTTCGTAAAGGTCAACCACCACGATCCGTCCGCTGGAGGCAACAACcaccaaaacaacaacaacaacaacaacaaagaacaCCGACAGAATTCTGTCCACGCAACGACTCCCGCAGACGTCGAACCGATTTTATTATCCAAGAGTTTCACCTTCGAATCACCAAATGGCGTCCGTCGCAAAATTCCCGTAACGCCCGTCCTCTCCACCGGACCCAAAAAATCCAATCAACATCACGACACTCTTCATTATCG ACACGGAACTTTGGTATTTCCATCGGACATTGTTGTCCAGCCATCGGCAAAGGCCATTGACTCGTCCAGCCTTTTAACTTCCGTATTGAACTCGCCAAGTCAAAGTCCGTCGGAGGCGGTGATGAGTCCGGCCGCCAGCAGCCCACCGATAATCCAGTTCAGCCATCCAGCAGCGATTTTCAATCAGTTCGTCGTGTCGCTCGTCGATCACAGCGTTTTGAAGTTGTGCCAAGATGGTGACGCTGGCGCCTTGTCCCGATACCTCAGCCTCCACCACGACAAAGTTTCAGCCAGAAATTTAAATGCCACAGATCAAACGGGAAAA TCAGGTTTGTTGCATGCGGCAATGACAGGAAATGTGGCCATCGCCCGTCTTTTAATCAAATTACCTGGCCTTGAAGTCAATTTGGCTGATAACGAGGGTAACACTGCCCTTCACCTGGCCTCACAAGCAG GTCACGCAGATGTCGTTAGTCTACTGACATTGTGTCCAAATTTATCCATCGACATACGTAACAACGCCGGCCTTACT GCTTTAATGAAAGCTGCTTTGCAAGGCCGAGTTCGATGCACTCGGCTGCTTCTATTGGCCGGAGCTTCGCCCGTCCTAAGAGATTTCGGCCGGGGATTATGTTCGGTGGAATGGGCCCGTCTGACGGGCCGTACTAAATGCGCTGAAATTATCGACAAGTACATGGACAAGATGCAATTGAATCCCGGACTGGGATTGAAAACGTTTCATCACGGTGGAGTTGTAGCCTCTTCTGAGCCAAGCCTCCAGCAATTCTCTAAACGCTCATCGCTCGTCCTCCTCCCATCGGGCAAAACCAAAGACTCTTGG GTTAAAAATACGCTGAAAAAAGCCATTCGAATTGTAAGCGGTGGAGGATCGGATCAAAATGGAAACAGTAAAGGATCGACGTTTAGCATTGCGTCTCAATTGACGGGCAGTGGAGTCATGGGCGCCAGTGTTTTATTGCCCGGCGATCCGTCTCGAAGATCTTCCATGCCCGTCTTGCCTACAAATAACTCGGGCGGAGCTGCTGGTTTTGTTGCCGAACTGTTTGATCGACATCGTTCACAAGGTCGTTCGCAATCGCATCATCCGCCGACCTCTTTCAACGTGCCCAGGATTCAAGTCTCTTACTGGAACAATACGGTAGGAGGCAACATCCCTCCACCACCGTCCAGCACACCGAAAATTATACCGGGCGAAATGAGACCGCAAACGAGTAGCCGCAACCGGCAATGTTCAAAGAGTTCAACTCGATCCTGA
- the LOC116918977 gene encoding uncharacterized protein LOC116918977 isoform X2, with protein MTSLPSAPFVKVNHHDPSAGGNNHQNNNNNNNKEHRQNSVHATTPADVEPILLSKSFTFESPNGVRRKIPVTPVLSTGPKKSNQHHDTLHYRHGTLVFPSDIVVQPSAKAIDSSSLLTSVLNSPSQSPSEAVMSPAASSPPIIQFSHPAAIFNQFVVSLVDHSVLKLCQDGDAGALSRYLSLHHDKVSARNLNATDQTGKSGLLHAAMTGNVAIARLLIKLPGLEVNLADNEGNTALHLASQAGHADVVSLLTLCPNLSIDIRNNAGLTALMKAALQGRVRCTRLLLLAGASPVLRDFGRGLCSVEWARLTGRTKCAEIIDKYMDKMQLNPGLGLKTFHHGGVVASSEPSLQQFSKRSSLVLLPSGKTKDSWVKNTLKKAIRIVSGGGSDQNGNSKGSTFSIASQLTGSGVMGASVLLPGDPSRRSSMPVLPTNNSGGAAGFVAELFDRHRSQGRSQSHHPPTSFNVPRIQVSYWNNTVGGNIPPPPSSTPKIIPGEMRPQTSSRNRQCSKSSTRS; from the exons ATGACGTCATTGCCGTCAGCTCCGTTCGTAAAGGTCAACCACCACGATCCGTCCGCTGGAGGCAACAACcaccaaaacaacaacaacaacaacaacaaagaacaCCGACAGAATTCTGTCCACGCAACGACTCCCGCAGACGTCGAACCGATTTTATTATCCAAGAGTTTCACCTTCGAATCACCAAATGGCGTCCGTCGCAAAATTCCCGTAACGCCCGTCCTCTCCACCGGACCCAAAAAATCCAATCAACATCACGACACTCTTCATTATCG ACACGGAACTTTGGTATTTCCATCGGACATTGTTGTCCAGCCATCGGCAAAGGCCATTGACTCGTCCAGCCTTTTAACTTCCGTATTGAACTCGCCAAGTCAAAGTCCGTCGGAGGCGGTGATGAGTCCGGCCGCCAGCAGCCCACCGATAATCCAGTTCAGCCATCCAGCAGCGATTTTCAATCAGTTCGTCGTGTCGCTCGTCGATCACAGCGTTTTGAAGTTGTGCCAAGATGGTGACGCTGGCGCCTTGTCCCGATACCTCAGCCTCCACCACGACAAAGTTTCAGCCAGAAATTTAAATGCCACAGATCAAACGGGAAAA TCAGGTTTGTTGCATGCGGCAATGACAGGAAATGTGGCCATCGCCCGTCTTTTAATCAAATTACCTGGCCTTGAAGTCAATTTGGCTGATAACGAGGGTAACACTGCCCTTCACCTGGCCTCACAAGCAG GTCACGCAGATGTCGTTAGTCTACTGACATTGTGTCCAAATTTATCCATCGACATACGTAACAACGCCGGCCTTACT GCTTTAATGAAAGCTGCTTTGCAAGGCCGAGTTCGATGCACTCGGCTGCTTCTATTGGCCGGAGCTTCGCCCGTCCTAAGAGATTTCGGCCGGGGATTATGTTCGGTGGAATGGGCCCGTCTGACGGGCCGTACTAAATGCGCTGAAATTATCGACAAGTACATGGACAAGATGCAATTGAATCCCGGACTGGGATTGAAAACGTTTCATCACGGTGGAGTTGTAGCCTCTTCTGAGCCAAGCCTCCAGCAATTCTCTAAACGCTCATCGCTCGTCCTCCTCCCATCGGGCAAAACCAAAGACTCTTGG GTTAAAAATACGCTGAAAAAAGCCATTCGAATTGTAAGCGGTGGAGGATCGGATCAAAATGGAAACAGTAAAGGATCGACGTTTAGCATTGCGTCTCAATTGACGGGCAGTGGAGTCATGGGCGCCAGTGTTTTATTGCCCGGCGATCCGTCTCGAAGATCTTCCATGCCCGTCTTGCCTACAAATAACTCGGGCGGAGCTGCTGGTTTTGTTGCCGAACTGTTTGATCGACATCGTTCACAAGGTCGTTCGCAATCGCATCATCCGCCGACCTCTTTCAACGTGCCCAGGATTCAAGTCTCTTACTGGAACAATACGGTAGGAGGCAACATCCCTCCACCACCGTCCAGCACACCGAAAATTATACCGGGCGAAATGAGACCGCAAACGAGTAGCCGCAACCGGCAATGTTCAAAGAGTTCAACTCGATCCTGA